The Crocosphaera subtropica ATCC 51142 genome includes a window with the following:
- a CDS encoding PIN/TRAM domain-containing protein → MIDAIIILIFIIAAAGVGFDSVDLLPVEVQQQISNIEALRWLAAGFTSILGLAFGLVAQTTYRRLENRISTTPIEVILTRAVGLVIGLLIANLMLAPIFLLPIPKELAFIKPMTAILGSVVFSFMGVSLADTHGRTFLRLINPNSIETLLVAEGTLQAASTKVVDTSCIIDGRIEQLLHTGFIEGQILIPQFVLQELQQLADGSNDQKRVRGRRGLDILNRMQESFPKRILIHSADYEDIATVDAKLVHLAQEINGTLLTNDYNLSKVANLQKVTILNVNDIAQAIRPIYLPGDTIDLKILKLGKEPTQGVGYLEDGTMVVVEEGKEYIGEELSVVVTSALQTSAGRMIFAKPQSVIASS, encoded by the coding sequence ATGATTGATGCCATTATTATTCTCATATTTATCATAGCAGCAGCCGGAGTGGGCTTCGATAGCGTTGATTTGCTTCCTGTAGAAGTACAACAACAAATCTCTAATATCGAGGCTTTAAGGTGGTTAGCAGCAGGTTTTACCTCAATTTTGGGCTTAGCCTTCGGATTGGTCGCCCAGACGACTTATAGGCGTTTAGAAAACCGTATTAGTACCACGCCCATTGAAGTCATTTTAACCAGGGCTGTCGGGCTAGTGATTGGTTTACTGATTGCTAATCTGATGTTAGCCCCCATTTTTCTCCTTCCTATCCCCAAGGAGTTGGCTTTTATTAAGCCGATGACAGCTATTTTGGGGAGTGTGGTGTTTTCCTTTATGGGGGTTAGTTTAGCGGATACCCATGGGCGCACTTTCTTACGACTAATTAACCCCAATAGTATCGAAACCCTCTTAGTAGCTGAAGGAACCTTACAAGCAGCCTCAACCAAGGTTGTCGATACCAGTTGTATTATTGATGGTCGTATTGAACAATTGCTTCATACGGGGTTTATCGAAGGGCAAATTTTGATCCCCCAGTTCGTTTTACAAGAGTTACAACAATTAGCCGACGGTAGTAACGATCAAAAACGAGTCAGGGGAAGACGGGGATTAGATATCTTAAATAGAATGCAAGAATCTTTTCCTAAACGTATTCTGATTCATTCTGCTGACTATGAAGATATTGCGACGGTTGATGCTAAGTTAGTTCATCTTGCTCAAGAAATCAACGGAACCCTTTTGACCAATGACTACAACTTGAGTAAAGTGGCGAACTTACAAAAAGTGACCATTCTCAATGTTAATGATATTGCCCAAGCTATTCGTCCTATTTATTTGCCAGGTGACACCATCGACCTAAAAATCCTCAAGTTAGGGAAAGAACCCACTCAAGGGGTAGGCTATCTTGAAGATGGGACGATGGTGGTGGTAGAAGAAGGCAAAGAGTACATCGGAGAAGAATTAAGCGTTGTGGTAACCTCTGCTTTACAAACTTCCGCCGGTCGGATGATTTTTGCTAAACCTCAGTCGGTGATTGCTTCATCATAG